One stretch of Pradoshia sp. D12 DNA includes these proteins:
- a CDS encoding isochorismate synthase MenF, producing the protein MAIKQMTDIQQELTEALHTVKRIAMPILFSHVEAVTNKKPIDIYQSSECLYKGERFYWKDPDNELYLAGIGTARKLQSLTNGEKRFKDIKDKWTALMESAIVNGVNSGKGTGPLCFGGFSFNSKNTEPGSNWSQFGSYLFYIPKFLITETNHGSYLTSSIYLTPHMSDKEVRQFIEDRDAFLSMSDSGQKEMPAIIERQEHIVEEWKQAILKSVEDIRNGQMEKIVLARELSLQFEDEVPSYKVLENLMIQQNGSFIFGLESGDDCFIGASPERLIKKEGPAVFSACLAGSTPRNEDEEIDSALGNELLNDDKNRSEHQFVVNMIKEAMEEHCIEINIPDAPVLMKLKNIQHLYTPVNCVSLPGTSVLDFVELLHPTPALGGSPRNIAMEKIEKYEGMDRGFYAAPIGWMDIYGNGDFSVGIRSGLLKKDKASLYAGCGIVEKSNPESEYMETKVKFKPMLSALEGRNI; encoded by the coding sequence ATGGCAATAAAGCAAATGACAGATATTCAACAGGAATTGACTGAAGCCTTACATACAGTAAAAAGGATTGCTATGCCAATCTTATTCAGTCATGTTGAGGCCGTTACCAATAAGAAACCGATCGATATCTATCAATCAAGTGAGTGTTTATATAAAGGTGAGCGATTTTACTGGAAAGATCCGGATAATGAATTGTATTTAGCCGGGATTGGAACAGCACGTAAGCTACAATCTCTTACTAATGGAGAAAAACGTTTTAAAGATATTAAGGATAAATGGACTGCCCTAATGGAGTCAGCCATTGTGAATGGGGTTAACTCTGGAAAAGGCACAGGACCTTTATGCTTTGGCGGTTTTTCCTTTAACTCTAAAAATACAGAGCCGGGTTCCAATTGGAGCCAATTTGGCAGTTATTTATTTTATATACCTAAGTTTTTAATTACAGAAACAAATCATGGTTCATACTTAACTTCCTCTATATATTTGACTCCTCATATGTCAGATAAAGAGGTACGCCAATTTATCGAAGATAGAGATGCTTTTTTGTCTATGTCTGATTCTGGCCAAAAAGAAATGCCAGCTATCATAGAACGGCAAGAACATATTGTGGAAGAGTGGAAACAGGCTATACTAAAATCTGTCGAGGATATCCGAAACGGACAGATGGAGAAAATCGTCCTGGCCCGTGAATTAAGTTTGCAATTTGAAGATGAAGTTCCATCTTATAAAGTACTTGAGAATTTAATGATTCAGCAAAACGGAAGCTTTATTTTTGGGCTTGAATCAGGGGATGATTGTTTTATAGGTGCTTCTCCGGAAAGGCTGATTAAAAAAGAGGGGCCGGCTGTATTTTCTGCATGTTTGGCAGGGTCAACGCCAAGAAATGAAGATGAAGAAATTGATTCAGCCCTAGGAAATGAATTATTAAATGATGATAAAAATCGATCCGAGCATCAGTTTGTGGTCAATATGATTAAAGAGGCGATGGAAGAGCATTGCATCGAGATTAATATTCCTGATGCTCCCGTATTAATGAAGCTAAAAAATATACAGCATCTTTATACACCGGTAAATTGTGTGAGTCTGCCCGGCACTTCTGTTTTGGACTTTGTGGAATTGCTTCATCCAACACCTGCTTTGGGAGGTTCGCCAAGAAATATTGCTATGGAGAAAATAGAAAAATATGAAGGTATGGATAGAGGATTTTATGCTGCTCCAATAGGGTGGATGGATATATACGGAAACGGTGACTTTTCTGTAGGAATCCGCTCAGGTTTATTAAAGAAGGATAAAGCATCTCTATATGCGGGCTGTGGGATTGTAGAAAAATCAAATCCCGAAAGTGAATATATGGAGACAAAAGTGAAATTTAAACCCATGCTTTCTGCTTTGGAGGGAAGGAATATATGA
- a CDS encoding 1,4-dihydroxy-2-naphthoate polyprenyltransferase, with the protein MQDHSHTPAKTGLPRKSWRVWWKLTRPHTLTAGFTPVLVGTALAHEHIPSLNIGLFVAMMAAALLIQIATNLFNEYYDFKKGLDNEESIGIGGGIVHEGLSPKSILTLALVLYGISALIGVYICANSSWWLVLIGLLSMSMGYLYTGGPLPIAYTPFGEITSGFFMGCLIILISYFIQTGNVTLDAWLVTVPFFLTVGAILLSNNIRDRVGDKKGGRKTLAILIGKKNAIIVLAAMFALSYVWAFVLVFSGITSPWTLLVLLSIPKAVQAVKGFVGNDTPPEMMPAMKATGQTNTFYGLLFAFGMYIGFFF; encoded by the coding sequence ATGCAAGATCACTCGCATACTCCTGCGAAGACAGGATTACCCAGAAAAAGTTGGCGGGTTTGGTGGAAATTAACCAGGCCACACACATTAACAGCTGGTTTTACACCTGTGTTGGTTGGAACAGCGCTGGCTCATGAACATATACCTTCGCTGAATATCGGGTTATTTGTGGCTATGATGGCTGCCGCACTGCTTATCCAAATTGCCACGAACCTATTTAATGAATATTATGATTTCAAAAAGGGACTCGATAATGAGGAATCCATTGGGATTGGTGGCGGAATCGTACATGAGGGTTTATCACCAAAGTCGATTCTTACATTAGCACTCGTTCTGTATGGTATATCAGCACTGATAGGTGTTTATATATGCGCAAATAGCAGCTGGTGGTTGGTACTCATCGGATTATTATCAATGTCAATGGGATACTTATATACTGGTGGACCGCTCCCAATAGCCTATACCCCATTTGGCGAGATTACATCCGGTTTCTTTATGGGCTGCCTAATTATCTTGATTTCTTATTTTATTCAAACTGGAAATGTGACATTAGATGCATGGCTCGTAACTGTCCCATTCTTTTTGACTGTGGGTGCTATTTTGTTATCAAATAATATTCGCGACAGAGTCGGGGATAAAAAGGGCGGCCGAAAAACATTGGCAATCCTCATTGGCAAGAAAAATGCCATTATCGTACTGGCAGCCATGTTTGCTCTCTCCTATGTATGGGCATTCGTACTAGTGTTCTCAGGTATTACTTCTCCTTGGACATTACTTGTGCTATTGAGCATTCCAAAAGCGGTACAAGCCGTGAAAGGATTTGTTGGCAATGATACTCCACCGGAAATGATGCCTGCCATGAAAGCAACAGGCCAAACGAACACTTTCTATGGTCTTTTATTTGCATTTGGTATGTATATTGGATTCTTCTTCTAA
- a CDS encoding TraR/DksA C4-type zinc finger protein gives MLSKNQLQAITDRLKEQKEEFQSKLNTKRNSRLDLSEREASGELSSYDNHPGDLGTELFEREKDVALEIHEEEQLNEIETALSAIEEGTYGVCKECGKDIPYERLEAIPSTLYCIEHSKKQELSNHRPIEEDVIQPPKPDSLQRTYDHRIEDYTDSYQEAAQYGTSETPSDMVRDAKGYEDLYPDQTEDEGFADEVESFVGNGPDGERKVYQSDAKTDYEERLEDENLESNLGDIPYRKRDSYVDNKNK, from the coding sequence ATGCTAAGTAAAAATCAACTTCAAGCTATAACAGATAGATTAAAAGAACAAAAAGAAGAATTTCAAAGCAAATTAAATACAAAAAGAAACAGCCGACTCGACCTAAGTGAGCGTGAAGCATCCGGAGAACTATCATCCTATGATAATCATCCTGGTGATCTCGGTACAGAATTATTTGAGCGTGAAAAAGATGTGGCTCTGGAAATACATGAAGAAGAGCAATTGAATGAAATTGAAACAGCGTTGTCTGCAATAGAAGAAGGCACATACGGTGTATGTAAAGAGTGCGGAAAGGATATTCCATACGAAAGACTTGAGGCCATTCCATCCACTCTCTATTGTATCGAGCATTCAAAAAAACAGGAATTAAGCAATCACCGTCCAATTGAGGAAGATGTCATTCAGCCACCAAAGCCAGATTCCCTTCAAAGAACATATGATCATCGAATAGAAGACTACACAGACAGTTATCAAGAAGCCGCCCAATACGGAACCTCGGAAACTCCATCCGATATGGTTAGAGATGCAAAAGGATATGAAGATCTTTATCCAGATCAAACAGAGGATGAAGGTTTTGCAGATGAAGTTGAGTCATTCGTTGGTAATGGTCCAGACGGAGAACGTAAAGTATATCAAAGCGATGCAAAAACCGATTATGAAGAACGCCTGGAAGATGAAAACCTAGAGTCAAATTTAGGAGATATTCCTTACCGAAAAAGAGATAGTTATGTGGACAACAAGAACAAATAA
- a CDS encoding glycogen/starch/alpha-glucan phosphorylase, whose amino-acid sequence MFDNKELFKEAFISKLEMSYGKTFSESTPQEQYHTLGIMIREYISKNWIKTNQLYRETKTKQVYYLSIEFLLGRIMGSNVLNLGIQKVVEDGLEDLGISFSELETLEPDSALGNGGLGRLAACFMDSIASLELPGHGCGIRYKYGLFEQKIIDGVQVEYPEQWLQNGHVWEVRKADQAVMVPFWGEVQSYTDSDGRLGFRHIDTEPIMAVPYDIPVVGYQNETVNTLRLWNAEPAPAPYHRDIMRYKRDTELVSEFLYPDDTEDSGKILRLKQQYFLVSASLHTILKTYRKKNIPMSKLHEYVSIHINDTHPVLAIPELMRILLDEEKMSWEEAWEVTTKTISYTNHTTLSEALEKWSIRLFQPLLPRIFMIVNEINERFCQQLWELYPGEWQRIEDMAIIAHDQVKMAHLAIAGSHSINGVAHLHTEILKKREMNNFYQVFPEKFNNKTNGITHRRWLLKSNPGLSRLISQAIGDKWQIDPVYMKELERFSTDSSFLEELMKVKADNKKKLAKRIKEQNGITVNPDSIFDVQVKRLHAYKRQLLNVLHIMYLYNRMKEEPNFKPYPRTFIFGAKASPGYYYAKKIIKLINTVADKVNNDPDTKDYIKVVFLENYRVSLAEEIFPAAELSEQISTASKEASGTGNMKFMMNGALTIGTMDGANVEIFERVGEEHIFTFGLSSEEVMNYNAHGGYHSSEYYMLDRRIHQAVNQLINGFFPNTSGMFDMIYDSLLLENDQYFVLRDFGSYASTQEKVEASYQDKKKWNSSSVINIANSGFFSSDRTIQEYATDIWNVNPINQRNK is encoded by the coding sequence ATGTTTGATAATAAAGAACTGTTTAAGGAAGCCTTTATATCTAAGCTTGAAATGTCTTATGGAAAAACATTTTCAGAATCGACTCCGCAGGAGCAATATCATACTTTAGGAATTATGATTCGTGAATATATAAGTAAGAATTGGATTAAAACCAATCAATTATATAGAGAAACGAAGACAAAGCAGGTCTACTATTTATCAATTGAATTTTTACTCGGTAGAATTATGGGGAGTAATGTCTTAAATCTTGGCATACAAAAAGTAGTGGAAGACGGGCTTGAGGATTTAGGGATTAGCTTTTCGGAGCTGGAAACACTTGAGCCGGATTCTGCGCTCGGTAATGGTGGGTTAGGCCGATTAGCTGCTTGTTTCATGGATTCCATTGCTTCTTTGGAATTGCCTGGTCATGGATGTGGTATTCGCTATAAATATGGTTTATTTGAGCAAAAAATCATTGATGGCGTACAAGTTGAATATCCAGAGCAATGGCTTCAAAATGGACATGTATGGGAGGTTCGAAAAGCCGATCAGGCAGTAATGGTACCTTTTTGGGGAGAAGTACAATCCTATACAGATTCTGATGGCCGTTTAGGTTTCCGTCATATTGATACAGAGCCAATAATGGCTGTACCTTATGACATACCGGTTGTTGGCTATCAGAATGAAACGGTGAATACACTCAGATTGTGGAATGCTGAGCCTGCCCCGGCTCCTTATCATCGCGATATTATGCGTTACAAGCGTGATACAGAATTGGTATCAGAATTTCTTTATCCGGATGATACAGAAGACAGCGGGAAAATTCTGCGTTTAAAACAACAGTATTTCCTTGTCTCAGCCAGTTTGCATACCATATTAAAGACATACCGCAAAAAGAATATTCCTATGAGCAAATTGCATGAATACGTATCAATACATATAAATGATACTCACCCTGTTCTGGCCATCCCGGAATTAATGAGGATCTTATTGGATGAAGAAAAAATGTCATGGGAAGAAGCATGGGAAGTAACCACAAAAACGATATCTTATACGAATCATACGACGCTTTCTGAGGCATTGGAAAAATGGTCAATTCGTTTATTCCAACCATTATTGCCAAGGATCTTTATGATTGTGAATGAGATTAACGAGCGGTTCTGTCAGCAATTATGGGAGCTGTATCCGGGTGAGTGGCAAAGAATAGAGGATATGGCTATCATTGCTCATGATCAGGTTAAAATGGCCCATCTGGCTATTGCAGGCAGCCATAGTATAAACGGAGTAGCCCATCTGCATACTGAGATTCTCAAGAAGAGAGAAATGAACAATTTCTATCAGGTTTTTCCTGAAAAGTTTAATAATAAAACCAATGGTATTACTCATCGCAGATGGTTATTGAAATCCAATCCAGGACTTTCCCGTTTAATTTCGCAAGCAATCGGCGATAAATGGCAAATTGATCCGGTATATATGAAGGAATTGGAGCGGTTTAGTACGGATTCTTCCTTTTTAGAAGAGCTAATGAAAGTGAAAGCAGACAATAAGAAAAAGCTGGCTAAGCGGATTAAAGAACAAAATGGTATAACCGTTAATCCAGATAGTATTTTTGATGTCCAGGTCAAACGTTTGCACGCGTATAAACGCCAATTGCTAAATGTTCTTCACATTATGTATTTATACAATCGAATGAAGGAAGAGCCAAATTTCAAGCCATATCCGCGTACCTTTATATTTGGAGCTAAAGCATCCCCAGGATACTACTATGCCAAAAAAATTATTAAATTGATTAACACCGTGGCGGATAAAGTAAATAATGATCCGGACACAAAAGATTATATAAAGGTCGTATTTCTCGAAAATTATCGGGTATCTCTGGCTGAAGAAATATTCCCTGCAGCTGAATTAAGTGAACAAATTTCGACTGCAAGTAAAGAAGCATCAGGAACAGGTAATATGAAATTTATGATGAATGGTGCTTTGACCATCGGTACAATGGATGGGGCTAATGTAGAAATCTTTGAGAGAGTCGGAGAAGAACATATCTTTACATTCGGATTATCGTCAGAGGAAGTTATGAATTACAACGCACATGGAGGTTATCACTCCTCAGAATATTATATGCTTGATCGAAGAATTCATCAGGCTGTAAACCAATTAATTAATGGATTCTTCCCGAATACATCTGGAATGTTTGATATGATATATGATTCTCTGCTATTAGAAAATGATCAATATTTTGTATTAAGGGATTTTGGTTCCTATGCAAGTACACAGGAAAAGGTAGAGGCATCTTATCAAGACAAAAAGAAATGGAACTCATCAAGTGTAATAAATATTGCTAATTCAGGATTTTTCTCAAGTGACCGAACAATTCAGGAATATGCAACAGACATCTGGAACGTAAACCCTATAAATCAAAGAAACAAATAA
- the glgA gene encoding glycogen synthase GlgA — MNVLFVVSECVPFAKSGGLADVAGSLPKELKKLGHEVRVLLPKYGTIPTHFFNSAKKIAEFEVQLSWRRQYCGIFEAEYDGVIYYFMDNEYYFHRPKLYEQFDDGERFAYFCKAAVEALYHIPFLPDVIHTHDWHTGMIPFLLKTQHQNTKLANIKNIFTIHNLQFQGIYGKSFLDDVLGIHDDYFNQLEFDGNVNFMKSALVYADAITTVSPTYKEEIKTDYYGERLNGLLQARDSDLYGILNGIDNDLYNPKKDAAIASEFSVNSLKGKKANKRYLQEYFNLPVDDSKPLIAVVSRLTSQKGFDLVRAVFHEILQEDIQMIMLGTGDPQFEHFFGYTSQWYQDKLRVHIGFNEDLAHQIYAGADLFLMPSKFEPCGLSQLIAMRYGTLPIVRETGGLRDTVQPYNEFTGEGNGFSFTNFNAHDMLYTIRRALSFYHNPSEWKKIVKNSMKKDYSWARSAAEYEVLYKDLTERI, encoded by the coding sequence GTGAATGTATTATTTGTAGTATCTGAATGTGTACCCTTTGCTAAATCTGGAGGGCTGGCTGACGTAGCCGGCTCTCTTCCTAAAGAATTAAAAAAGTTAGGTCATGAGGTAAGAGTGTTGCTTCCTAAGTATGGGACGATACCTACTCATTTTTTTAATTCAGCGAAAAAAATTGCTGAATTTGAAGTTCAGTTAAGCTGGAGAAGACAGTATTGCGGTATTTTTGAAGCTGAATATGATGGTGTCATTTATTACTTTATGGATAATGAATATTATTTCCATAGACCAAAACTTTATGAGCAATTTGACGATGGTGAACGTTTTGCTTATTTCTGTAAAGCGGCTGTTGAAGCACTTTATCATATTCCATTTTTACCGGATGTTATTCATACACATGATTGGCATACGGGAATGATTCCATTCTTATTGAAAACTCAGCACCAGAATACGAAATTAGCAAACATCAAAAATATATTTACAATTCATAATTTGCAATTCCAAGGCATTTATGGAAAAAGTTTTCTTGATGATGTACTGGGGATTCATGATGACTACTTTAACCAGTTGGAATTTGACGGGAACGTCAACTTTATGAAATCAGCACTGGTTTATGCAGATGCAATAACTACTGTCAGCCCTACTTATAAAGAGGAGATTAAAACTGACTATTACGGTGAGCGTCTGAATGGATTGCTTCAGGCAAGAGACTCAGATTTATATGGGATTTTAAATGGAATTGACAATGACTTATATAATCCAAAAAAAGATGCTGCGATTGCCAGCGAGTTTTCAGTCAATTCTCTGAAAGGCAAAAAAGCGAATAAACGTTATCTCCAGGAGTATTTCAATTTACCGGTAGATGATAGCAAGCCGCTGATTGCCGTTGTATCGCGTTTAACCTCTCAGAAAGGCTTTGATCTGGTTAGAGCTGTATTCCATGAGATTTTGCAGGAAGATATCCAAATGATCATGCTGGGTACAGGCGATCCGCAATTCGAGCATTTCTTTGGTTATACGTCCCAATGGTATCAGGATAAATTAAGGGTTCATATTGGTTTTAATGAAGATTTAGCCCATCAAATATATGCTGGAGCTGATTTGTTCCTTATGCCTTCTAAATTTGAACCTTGCGGATTAAGCCAATTAATAGCAATGAGATATGGTACATTGCCGATTGTTAGGGAAACAGGGGGTCTGCGAGATACTGTACAGCCATATAATGAATTTACTGGCGAGGGCAATGGTTTTTCATTTACTAACTTTAATGCTCATGACATGCTTTATACAATACGTCGGGCATTATCTTTTTATCATAATCCTTCTGAGTGGAAAAAGATTGTTAAGAACTCGATGAAGAAGGACTATAGCTGGGCACGTTCAGCAGCAGAGTATGAGGTTTTGTATAAAGACTTGACTGAGAGGATCTGA
- a CDS encoding sugar phosphate nucleotidyltransferase, with protein MSKSLLGIIDATNSFESLDILTKSRNVAALPIAGRFRLIDFILSSMVNSGISNVAVYPQAHFRSLMDHLGTGKNWDLNRKRDGLFFLPVPHTEDVSGEVHAFDHFAYHMTYLERSKQEYVIVANSQTVCNIDFNAVLKYHIQNKCDITEIKKDKESLEMFILKKELLVKLIDERKQTGYKCLKDVVEDHYSDFAICVYQYEGYLANINSINAYFQSSIDLLKEENWSQLFMKECPIYTKVKDEPPSKYSEKSHVSQSMVANGSIIKGEVEHSIIFRAVNIDEGTSIKNSIIMQKTKIGKNCKLDYVILDKDVEIADGTVLIGSPFQPIVIQKGVKQGALMNS; from the coding sequence ATGAGTAAATCACTATTAGGTATTATAGATGCCACGAATAGTTTTGAATCACTGGATATTTTAACAAAAAGTCGGAATGTTGCAGCATTACCAATAGCTGGTCGTTTCCGTTTAATAGATTTTATTCTTTCAAGCATGGTTAATTCGGGAATATCTAATGTAGCTGTTTATCCACAAGCACATTTCAGATCGTTAATGGACCATTTGGGAACAGGTAAGAACTGGGATTTGAATAGAAAAAGAGATGGACTATTCTTCCTCCCGGTGCCTCATACAGAAGATGTATCTGGTGAGGTTCATGCGTTTGATCACTTTGCTTATCATATGACCTATCTTGAAAGAAGTAAACAGGAGTATGTGATTGTTGCTAACAGTCAAACCGTTTGCAATATCGATTTTAATGCTGTTCTTAAATATCATATACAAAACAAATGTGATATTACGGAAATCAAAAAAGATAAAGAATCACTTGAAATGTTCATCCTTAAAAAAGAACTGCTTGTTAAATTAATTGACGAGCGGAAACAAACTGGGTACAAATGTTTAAAGGATGTTGTGGAAGATCATTATTCCGACTTCGCTATCTGTGTTTATCAGTATGAAGGTTATCTGGCGAATATCAATTCTATTAATGCCTATTTTCAATCAAGTATAGATCTTCTTAAAGAAGAAAATTGGAGTCAGTTATTCATGAAGGAATGTCCTATCTATACAAAAGTTAAGGATGAGCCGCCATCCAAGTATAGTGAGAAGTCTCATGTAAGCCAATCAATGGTTGCCAACGGCTCTATCATAAAAGGTGAAGTAGAGCACAGTATCATCTTTAGGGCCGTTAATATTGATGAAGGTACTTCCATTAAAAATTCCATTATCATGCAAAAAACAAAAATCGGTAAGAATTGCAAACTCGATTATGTAATCCTCGATAAGGATGTAGAAATTGCTGATGGAACAGTTCTGATTGGGTCTCCATTCCAACCAATTGTTATTCAAAAAGGTGTAAAACAAGGAGCGTTGATGAACTCGTGA
- a CDS encoding glucose-1-phosphate adenylyltransferase: protein MAKKKIVAMLLAGGQGTRLEALTADVAKPAVPFGGKYRIIDFTLSNCTNSGIDTVGVLTQYQPLLLNSYLSNGSAWDLDLKDGGVTVLPPYSASKEMRWYTGTASAVYQNLNYIDQYDPDYVIVLSGDHIYKMDYDKMLSFHEERGADATISVIPVPWDEASRFGIMNTREDYSVMEFEEKPKNPKNNLASMGIYIFNRKVLKDYLIKDAKNEDSTRDFGKDIIPLLLNDDKKVYAYPFEGYWKDVGTLKSYWEANMDLLDEECELNLYDYSWRIYSVNPNRPPQYLSNKAEVKESLINEGCIVEGKVEKSVVFYGAQIGKDAHVKDSVIMSDAVIGKNVYIEKAIIPPGAVIPDNQVIRPIDDEDVILVNPELLTEENVIKLS from the coding sequence ATGGCAAAGAAAAAAATAGTCGCAATGCTACTGGCAGGAGGACAAGGAACAAGGCTTGAGGCTTTGACAGCTGATGTTGCAAAACCGGCAGTCCCATTTGGCGGTAAATATAGAATTATAGATTTTACATTAAGTAACTGTACGAACTCTGGAATAGATACGGTAGGGGTATTAACGCAATACCAGCCGTTATTGCTTAATTCCTATCTTTCTAACGGAAGTGCCTGGGATCTCGATTTAAAAGATGGCGGAGTAACTGTATTACCTCCCTATTCTGCTTCAAAGGAAATGAGATGGTATACGGGTACAGCAAGTGCGGTTTACCAAAACTTAAACTATATCGATCAATATGATCCGGATTATGTGATTGTTCTCTCAGGAGATCACATTTACAAAATGGATTATGATAAAATGTTGAGCTTCCATGAGGAAAGAGGAGCAGATGCGACTATCTCTGTTATTCCTGTTCCTTGGGATGAAGCAAGCAGATTTGGAATCATGAACACCAGAGAAGATTATTCTGTAATGGAATTTGAAGAGAAACCGAAAAATCCGAAAAATAATTTAGCCTCTATGGGTATCTATATATTTAATCGTAAAGTTCTAAAAGACTATTTGATAAAAGATGCTAAAAATGAAGATTCAACAAGGGATTTTGGTAAGGATATCATACCTTTATTATTAAATGATGATAAAAAGGTATATGCTTATCCATTTGAAGGATATTGGAAAGATGTTGGTACACTGAAAAGTTATTGGGAAGCTAATATGGATTTACTGGATGAAGAGTGTGAATTAAATCTTTATGACTATTCATGGCGCATTTATTCAGTTAATCCGAACAGACCACCACAATATCTATCTAACAAAGCAGAGGTTAAAGAATCACTGATTAACGAAGGATGTATAGTTGAAGGTAAGGTGGAAAAATCAGTCGTTTTCTATGGAGCACAGATTGGCAAAGACGCACATGTTAAAGATTCTGTAATCATGTCAGATGCAGTTATCGGAAAGAATGTCTATATTGAAAAGGCTATTATTCCTCCAGGTGCTGTTATACCGGATAACCAGGTGATCAGACCTATTGATGATGAAGATGTTATATTGGTTAATCCTGAACTGTTAACAGAAGAAAATGTTATAAAATTATCTTGA